In Haliaeetus albicilla chromosome 18, bHalAlb1.1, whole genome shotgun sequence, the DNA window gaaagAGCCCTTTTCGTGCCCAGCACAGTGCCGTCTGCCTGGCGCCGCTCAGCGCTGCAACGGCCGACGCACCTTCTTCCGCCTCTTGTGCTTCGCGTCGCCCTTGGGGACGGCACCCTCGGCCCTGGGGGGAAccccggggggggctgcagcccccgggggtgtggggggtggCGGGAAGGGCCCCCCGGGCATCGGTCCTGAGCTCCCCTGAAAGACGCGGGTGAAGAATTCCTGCAGGTCGGCAGCTGAGGTGGGGCTGCCCTTGGAGGCACTCCTGCAGGGGGTAAAGCGGgtgttcgggggggggggactcGCCTAAGCtcggagcccccccccccccccgtcatCCCATgtctccccccttccccaggatGGGGGTCAGGCCCCTTTCCCATCACCTctgccgcccgcccggcccggaGCTCCTCGAGCCAAAGGAGATGTGGTAGGGGACGCGGTGGGTGTCCGGGTTGATCCCCACGCGCTGGCAGCCGGCCCACTCTGCCGAAAGACATGCAGCCGCCGGTCACACCGCCCCGGCGAAGGGGCAACGAGCCGGCGGCACACCCTCCATCCGGGGATTCCGGAAAGCGGCACCCACCCGTGATGTCGTAGATTTTCCCGTCCATCATGGCGAAGTAGGTGATCTTCAGCCCCAGCAGGCTGGATTCGGCCCAGAAGTCACCCTCCTCGGCAGGGTGCAGCCCGCCACACTCGGCACAGTAGCGGGCACTGAGGGGGTCTCGGTCCATCTCAAACCTCCTGCGGAGACAGCGGGCATTTCCaacccctctccccccccaacccccaactTTGGGACCCTGCAGGCACGCCGGCACCACGCCACCGGGGCTTCGAGACTTACTTGTGCTTCCCCTGGCACTTGCTGCACATCATGGTGTTCATGGCTTCCTTCAGGTCGTCCTGCAGCCGGCTCAGGAACTCGCTCATGGACCTCGTCAGCTCACTCTCCGCCATCCGCTTGCTGGGGGTAGTGGGGAGAAAGGGGGTCAGCCCCggcacccccaaaccctccccatTCCCCAGCATCGCCCACTCACATCTCgtactccttcctcctctccggGCTGCTGACCATGTCCCAGGCCGCTCGCAGCACCTTGAACGCTGCCTCTGCCCTCGGGTGCTCGTTCTTGTCCGGGTGGACCTGGAAAAAGCGGAAAAGCTCAGCCAGTGCCGTGTCTCAGGGtaggggggggacggacacccCCTGCCCACCCACGCACCAGCACCGCCAGCCGGCGATAGGCTTTCTTCAGCTCGGCGTCCGACGCCGTCGCCTCCACGCCCAGCACCTGGAAGGGGTTCAGCTCCTCCTCGGGCACCTCTGCCATGGCCAGCAAGCGGCTCACCTCCTCCGCGCAGCTGGCGGCGGGAGCCCCCCCGTCGCCAACAGACGCCGCATCCCCCAGTCCCCCTGTCCGACCCGCCCCGGGCGCCCAGGGGGGAGCTCGCCGTCTCTGCAGCCAGTCCC includes these proteins:
- the DNAJC14 gene encoding dnaJ homolog subfamily C member 14, which produces MEQPRYRGDPAGDGEGGGRPAEDSAAWNGSCGRPPVTIPEDNDDDHDLPFLSPEGPRCSCRCRGEPAAPPNPAAERQDGSCSLTCRNRAAAGPVLPPARGQEDGEEDEAGEDGAGKGSRRTRRRQRHRSTPKEKEDGGRREGGAGKRHRPSRKRSRGDGTEAPAEEPAGYQGLLAAALAQARRLGAEAGGWLLCSCCRLGGHDLGSAQASVRNWGRRVGQQARSGSLRVARWLRAGTGFFLCLLWMLCALLVLLLVLLLGSLRLCWRVGAGALVAGADQLGRSQRVARFLTLLDAAVFRRTWGLLGESRMCRHLWDWLQRRRAPPWAPGAGRTGGLGDAASVGDGGAPAASCAEEVSRLLAMAEVPEEELNPFQVLGVEATASDAELKKAYRRLAVLVHPDKNEHPRAEAAFKVLRAAWDMVSSPERRKEYEIKRMAESELTRSMSEFLSRLQDDLKEAMNTMMCSKCQGKHKRFEMDRDPLSARYCAECGGLHPAEEGDFWAESSLLGLKITYFAMMDGKIYDITEWAGCQRVGINPDTHRVPYHISFGSRSSGPGGRQRSASKGSPTSAADLQEFFTRVFQGSSGPMPGGPFPPPPTPPGAAAPPGVPPRAEGAVPKGDAKHKRRKKVRRPLQR